A single region of the Hoeflea prorocentri genome encodes:
- a CDS encoding cyclic nucleotide-binding domain-containing protein encodes MEHIIETATSPSAISGHLSYGLLVLSMLMNSIVWLRIIALVSGVAGIIYSGFVLHDPIGAGWETLFVTANLTQLCLLAWRSRKVRFSDEEFLFCQNALVLVPPFLARQFINIGTWKTIPAGTILTQQDETVEQLTYVAEGHVDVAVNGKLVANCGTGDFIGELGILSGRTATATTTATTDLRALVFERDSLMRHLSRQPDIKLALQAGFKINLRQKLAAANERTLAETR; translated from the coding sequence TTGGAACACATTATTGAGACCGCCACATCTCCTTCGGCGATTTCCGGTCATTTGTCCTACGGTCTCCTGGTCCTTTCGATGCTGATGAACTCCATCGTTTGGCTGCGGATCATAGCGTTGGTGTCCGGGGTTGCCGGCATCATCTATAGCGGCTTTGTCCTGCACGATCCTATCGGGGCGGGCTGGGAGACGCTTTTTGTCACCGCTAATCTGACCCAGCTCTGCCTGCTCGCGTGGCGCAGCCGCAAGGTCCGTTTTTCGGATGAGGAGTTTTTGTTCTGCCAAAATGCGCTGGTGCTCGTACCACCGTTTCTGGCGCGTCAGTTCATCAATATCGGGACGTGGAAAACGATTCCGGCAGGTACGATACTGACGCAGCAGGACGAGACGGTTGAACAACTGACCTATGTTGCCGAAGGGCATGTCGACGTTGCGGTCAATGGAAAGCTGGTCGCCAATTGCGGCACGGGCGATTTTATCGGTGAACTTGGGATATTGTCGGGGCGCACGGCGACGGCGACCACAACGGCGACGACGGATCTCAGGGCGCTGGTTTTTGAGCGCGACAGCCTGATGCGGCATCTGAGCCGCCAGCCAGACATCAAACTGGCGCTTCAGGCCGGCTTCAAGATCAATCTTCGGCAGAAGCTGGCGGCGGCGAACGAACGGACGCTCGCGGAAACCAGGTGA
- a CDS encoding VOC family protein, with the protein MDLNQVTIEVSDYQQSVAFYSGLGLRLIVSQRDEYARFELPSGSSTFSLHVSDHPAPGRTVIYFEVDDLDRRYQELKGLGYLFDSEPVDQDWRWREAYLTDPDGHRLCLFHAGPDRRFPPWRL; encoded by the coding sequence ATGGACCTTAACCAGGTGACGATCGAAGTCAGCGACTATCAGCAAAGCGTCGCATTCTATTCAGGGCTCGGACTGAGATTGATTGTTTCGCAGCGAGATGAATATGCGCGTTTCGAACTTCCGTCCGGCTCAAGCACATTTTCACTTCATGTCTCCGATCACCCGGCCCCGGGCCGGACAGTCATCTATTTCGAGGTCGATGATCTGGATCGTAGATATCAGGAATTGAAGGGCCTCGGATATCTGTTCGACAGTGAACCGGTCGATCAGGATTGGAGATGGAGGGAAGCCTATCTCACCGACCCCGACGGTCACAGGCTCTGCCTCTTTCATGCAGGACCGGACCGGCGCTTTCCGCCCTGGCGGCTGTAA
- a CDS encoding N-acetylmuramoyl-L-alanine amidase, with product MTLERPEFEDATLKTSANFNERCGGPPDMLLLHYTGMDDAHEALDWLCSPQSEVSAHYFVFENGDVVQMVSEEKRAWHAGVSHWKGEEDNNSRSIGIEIANPGHQGAYPDFPEEQIAAVIRLCRKCVDRWAIAPERVLAHSDIAPQRKQDPGEKFPWRSLFETGIGHWVEPSVATGGRFFQMGDAGQPIEALQAMLAMYGYGIEINSIFDERTEAVVRAFQRHFRPSRVDGVADPSTIETLHKLLVALPAQPPKS from the coding sequence ATGACGCTGGAACGGCCTGAGTTTGAAGACGCGACGCTGAAAACCTCTGCGAATTTCAATGAGCGGTGCGGCGGGCCGCCGGATATGCTGCTGTTGCACTATACCGGTATGGACGATGCGCACGAAGCGTTGGACTGGCTTTGCTCGCCACAATCCGAAGTGTCGGCGCATTACTTCGTGTTCGAAAATGGCGACGTCGTGCAGATGGTGTCGGAGGAAAAACGTGCCTGGCATGCCGGTGTCAGCCATTGGAAGGGCGAGGAAGACAACAATTCACGCTCCATTGGCATCGAGATCGCCAATCCGGGCCATCAGGGCGCCTATCCTGATTTTCCCGAGGAACAGATTGCGGCGGTTATTCGATTGTGTCGAAAGTGCGTCGACAGGTGGGCGATCGCCCCGGAGCGGGTGCTTGCCCACAGCGATATTGCACCGCAGCGCAAGCAGGATCCGGGTGAAAAATTCCCGTGGCGATCACTTTTTGAAACCGGCATAGGACATTGGGTTGAGCCATCGGTTGCGACCGGCGGCCGTTTCTTCCAGATGGGCGACGCCGGCCAGCCGATAGAAGCGCTTCAGGCCATGTTGGCAATGTATGGTTATGGTATTGAAATAAATAGTATATTTGATGAAAGAACGGAAGCTGTGGTGCGTGCTTTCCAGCGCCATTTCCGGCCTTCCCGGGTTGATGGCGTGGCCGATCCATCGACCATAGAAACACTCCACAAACTGCTTGTCGCACTGCCGGCTCAGCCGCCGAAGTCTTGA
- a CDS encoding DUF2189 domain-containing protein, with the protein MEKSEQTITYEPPKMPDVRSVSFADIGNALKAGVSDFLKAPLFGLFFGGIFAIGGWFILASLTYLEMPWMIIPVAIGFPLIGPFVAVGLYEVSRRLAAGQPLVWKEILLVIFRQRERQLSWMAFVVLFIFWLWIYQVRLLLALFLGFQSFSSIPRFLEIITTTHEGMLFVGVGTISGAILSLFLFSATVISMPLLLDRELDFVSAMITSFKTVLKSPGPMIAWGIVVVALAILAMLPAFIGLIVILPILGHATWHLYETAIGSQDKQP; encoded by the coding sequence GTGGAAAAAAGCGAACAGACCATCACCTACGAGCCGCCAAAAATGCCGGACGTGAGGTCCGTGTCGTTTGCCGATATCGGCAACGCCCTGAAAGCCGGTGTCAGTGACTTTCTCAAAGCACCGTTGTTCGGTTTGTTCTTCGGTGGAATATTCGCGATCGGCGGCTGGTTTATTCTTGCCTCACTAACATATCTGGAAATGCCCTGGATGATTATTCCGGTGGCAATCGGCTTTCCACTGATCGGACCGTTTGTTGCGGTCGGCCTCTATGAGGTCAGCCGCCGTCTGGCGGCGGGACAGCCGCTGGTCTGGAAGGAAATCCTGCTGGTTATTTTCCGACAACGGGAACGGCAACTGAGCTGGATGGCCTTCGTGGTCCTGTTCATATTCTGGTTGTGGATCTATCAGGTCAGGCTGTTGCTGGCCCTTTTCCTCGGGTTCCAGAGCTTTTCCTCCATTCCCCGCTTTCTTGAGATCATCACCACGACCCATGAAGGCATGCTCTTTGTCGGGGTAGGTACGATTTCCGGAGCCATTCTTTCACTGTTCCTGTTTTCAGCAACCGTCATATCCATGCCGCTCCTGCTCGATCGCGAACTCGACTTCGTCTCGGCCATGATCACCAGTTTCAAGACAGTCCTTAAAAGTCCCGGTCCAATGATCGCCTGGGGCATCGTCGTGGTCGCGCTTGCCATTCTCGCCATGCTGCCGGCCTTCATCGGGCTGATCGTTATTCTGCCCATTCTCGGCCATGCGACCTGGCACCTTTATGAAACAGCAATCGGTTCGCAGGACAAGCAGCCCTAA
- the mraZ gene encoding division/cell wall cluster transcriptional repressor MraZ, which yields MNRFLSNATNKIDAKGRVSVPAPFRNVLTRLDIQELYAIQDFVYPAITVGGPDLLDRYERQIDGGDPFSVDSNDMSLLIHGGGVFMKLDGEGRLMVSDFIRDYTGITDQVTFVGRNDHFQLWDPVCYEEKRQEALGRRMGGGRPGADQGETG from the coding sequence ATGAACCGGTTCCTGTCGAATGCGACGAACAAGATCGACGCGAAGGGAAGGGTGTCCGTGCCTGCTCCGTTTCGCAACGTTCTGACGCGTCTCGACATACAGGAACTCTACGCCATTCAGGACTTTGTCTATCCCGCTATCACAGTGGGCGGGCCCGATCTGCTCGACCGCTACGAGCGGCAGATCGACGGAGGCGATCCGTTCTCCGTCGACTCGAACGACATGTCGCTGCTCATACACGGTGGTGGCGTCTTCATGAAACTGGACGGCGAGGGTCGTCTGATGGTGAGCGACTTTATTCGCGACTATACGGGCATAACCGATCAAGTGACCTTTGTGGGTCGCAACGATCATTTCCAGCTTTGGGATCCTGTCTGCTACGAGGAAAAAAGACAGGAAGCCCTGGGCCGGCGCATGGGCGGGGGACGCCCTGGCGCCGATCAAGGAGAGACGGGATGA
- a CDS encoding lytic transglycosylase domain-containing protein produces the protein MKNTGTFLGAILCAGLVSFSGAVFAEEDKEATRVDFSAITASIFKRPEPEINSHPKYSRLINNYARKHGIPSDLAHAVVRVESNFNSKARGRAGEIGLMQIKLATARLMGYRGSRKGLYEPETNIKYGMKYLGKAHELSGGDTCGTILRYNAGHGAKRMNPISSRYCKKVKKLIS, from the coding sequence ATGAAAAATACCGGAACCTTCCTTGGCGCGATCCTGTGCGCCGGCCTGGTTTCATTCTCAGGTGCGGTTTTTGCTGAAGAAGACAAAGAAGCGACACGGGTTGATTTCAGCGCCATCACGGCGTCGATCTTCAAACGCCCGGAGCCCGAGATCAACAGCCACCCCAAATATTCACGGCTCATCAACAACTATGCCCGCAAGCACGGCATTCCTTCGGACCTTGCCCATGCGGTTGTCCGGGTCGAGAGCAATTTCAATTCCAAGGCCCGCGGGCGGGCTGGTGAAATCGGTCTCATGCAGATCAAGTTGGCAACGGCGCGGCTGATGGGCTATCGCGGCTCCCGCAAGGGGCTGTATGAGCCGGAAACCAATATCAAATACGGCATGAAATATCTCGGTAAAGCCCATGAACTCAGCGGCGGCGATACCTGCGGGACCATCCTGCGATACAATGCCGGGCATGGCGCGAAGCGGATGAATCCGATCTCATCGCGCTACTGCAAGAAAGTAAAAAAACTCATCAGCTAG
- a CDS encoding DnaJ family molecular chaperone — translation MSIFDRLSQFVSIATSGAISGVIEAVRTVFEGDLQTRRRVAFSVAMIALSAKMAKADGIVTPDEVVAFQEIFEIPDKEARNVARLYNLAKQDVAGFDSYATKMADLCHADGTDERILEDILDGLFHIAKADGVLHEKEQNFLARVAEIFDVSEASFEQITARHTYETTHDPYAVLGLTRDTPFEDIKKHYRKLVSDAHPDRLIARGVPEEFLAIANSRMAALNLAFAAIEKEQQAA, via the coding sequence ATGTCCATATTCGACCGACTCAGCCAGTTTGTCAGTATTGCCACTTCGGGAGCGATTTCCGGGGTGATCGAGGCTGTGCGAACGGTTTTCGAAGGCGATTTGCAGACGCGAAGGCGCGTTGCCTTTTCTGTTGCGATGATTGCCCTTTCGGCCAAGATGGCCAAGGCCGACGGAATTGTAACACCGGACGAAGTGGTGGCCTTTCAGGAGATATTCGAAATCCCCGACAAGGAGGCGCGCAATGTCGCACGGCTCTACAATCTGGCGAAACAGGACGTTGCGGGCTTTGACTCCTATGCAACCAAGATGGCCGACCTTTGCCATGCAGACGGCACGGACGAGCGCATTCTTGAAGATATTCTCGATGGTCTTTTTCACATTGCCAAGGCGGATGGCGTTCTGCACGAAAAGGAGCAGAACTTCCTTGCGCGCGTGGCCGAGATTTTTGATGTCAGTGAAGCGAGCTTCGAGCAGATCACGGCCCGTCATACCTATGAGACGACCCACGATCCCTATGCTGTTCTTGGCCTGACGCGCGACACGCCGTTTGAAGATATCAAGAAGCATTACCGCAAGCTGGTTTCGGATGCGCATCCGGACCGGCTGATCGCTCGCGGTGTGCCGGAAGAGTTTCTGGCGATTGCCAACAGCCGCATGGCTGCGCTCAATCTTGCCTTTGCAGCGATTGAAAAAGAGCAGCAGGCGGCATGA
- a CDS encoding sulfite exporter TauE/SafE family protein → MELSHSLLPYVIANCAVVIASLVQTSTGMGFAMIAAPLLALVSLEFVPGPMLFVNLFLSLFMLGDGRSHIVRREIVTLCPTILIGTLIGAAILTGVPGDSLAILFASLVLLAVAISLFAKAQPLTTRNLSICGVAAGAMGSTSGIPGAPLVIMYQNEPLEKTRPTMALVFTFTYITSLVALAYAGAFNFRLAMDGLMLLPGLLIGFAIGRWARQYMTQAMGRILMLSIASTGAILLLIKSSVG, encoded by the coding sequence ATGGAACTGAGCCACTCACTTTTGCCCTATGTGATTGCAAACTGTGCTGTGGTTATCGCGTCTCTGGTCCAAACCTCCACGGGCATGGGGTTTGCCATGATTGCAGCCCCCTTGCTGGCGCTGGTGAGCTTGGAGTTTGTCCCGGGACCCATGTTGTTCGTGAACCTGTTTTTATCGCTCTTTATGCTCGGAGATGGTCGATCTCACATCGTCCGACGCGAGATCGTGACGCTGTGCCCAACAATATTGATCGGGACACTTATCGGTGCGGCGATCCTAACCGGGGTTCCAGGTGACTCACTTGCCATCCTGTTTGCGAGTTTGGTTTTGCTGGCGGTCGCGATTTCCCTTTTTGCCAAGGCACAGCCTTTGACAACACGAAACCTGTCCATATGCGGAGTGGCCGCAGGGGCGATGGGATCGACATCAGGCATTCCGGGCGCGCCGCTCGTCATCATGTATCAGAACGAGCCGCTAGAGAAGACCCGGCCAACAATGGCCCTTGTCTTCACATTCACCTACATCACGTCGTTGGTTGCGTTGGCCTATGCCGGAGCCTTCAATTTCAGACTGGCGATGGACGGGCTGATGCTCTTGCCAGGGTTGTTGATAGGCTTCGCCATTGGAAGATGGGCCCGCCAATACATGACCCAGGCGATGGGACGAATTCTGATGCTATCCATAGCATCAACCGGAGCGATCCTGCTCTTGATCAAGTCTTCGGTGGGGTAG
- the ftsL gene encoding cell division protein FtsL — protein sequence MLKTIDFIIIGLMAAAAVMTFHVKYKAEEQVAEIKRLEAEIRLEQDTIDLLKADWSLLVQPGRLQGLVEAHKDELGLEITEPHQIVRPEELPARVRDLPEPIEEMMADVPDSETVTGSVGQ from the coding sequence GTGCTCAAAACCATTGATTTCATTATTATCGGTTTGATGGCGGCCGCGGCGGTAATGACCTTCCATGTCAAATACAAGGCCGAGGAACAGGTCGCCGAAATCAAACGACTTGAGGCCGAAATTCGGCTTGAGCAGGACACGATTGACCTTCTGAAGGCCGACTGGAGCCTGCTAGTCCAGCCAGGTCGCCTGCAGGGGCTGGTGGAGGCGCACAAGGACGAACTGGGTCTGGAGATCACCGAACCTCATCAGATTGTCCGCCCTGAGGAACTTCCGGCGCGTGTCCGGGATCTTCCCGAGCCCATTGAAGAAATGATGGCCGATGTACCTGATTCCGAAACCGTGACGGGATCGGTTGGCCAATGA
- the rsmH gene encoding 16S rRNA (cytosine(1402)-N(4))-methyltransferase RsmH — protein MTTHSGGIEDGAGGGPVRHIPVLLNEVLSALMPGRGQVVLDGTFGAGGYSRAILERGADVIALDRDPQAIADGHALAEAFPGRLKLIRSRFSDLSAHAPQGGLDGIVLDVGVSSMQIDKADRGFSFQKDGPLDMRMSSTGPTASDVVNRFKVSDLTRIFGFLGEEKMAGRIARAIEAQRATKPFATTRDLAGLIEMIKPRRARDKIHPATQVFQALRIYINEELLELAGALFAAERTLKPGGRLVVVSFHSLEDRIVKRFFQDRFGKRGGSSRHLPEARQDPPSFEPIGKVVAASQAEAVENPRARSAKLRAGKRTTGASLPADMTLFGLPDLPVIAARGG, from the coding sequence ATGACAACGCACTCTGGCGGCATTGAAGATGGCGCCGGTGGCGGACCAGTGCGTCATATCCCGGTTCTTCTGAACGAGGTCCTGTCCGCGCTGATGCCGGGGCGCGGACAGGTCGTTCTCGACGGAACCTTTGGCGCGGGCGGCTACAGCCGCGCCATCCTGGAGCGCGGTGCCGATGTCATCGCGCTTGATCGTGATCCGCAGGCAATTGCCGACGGGCACGCGCTTGCGGAGGCGTTTCCCGGTCGTTTGAAGCTGATCCGGTCCCGGTTCAGCGATCTTTCAGCGCATGCGCCGCAAGGCGGGCTCGATGGCATTGTTCTGGATGTCGGCGTTTCTTCCATGCAGATCGACAAAGCCGATCGCGGGTTCTCCTTCCAGAAGGACGGGCCTCTCGATATGCGGATGTCGTCCACCGGGCCGACGGCGTCCGACGTGGTCAACCGGTTCAAGGTGTCCGACCTGACACGTATTTTTGGGTTTCTGGGCGAAGAAAAAATGGCCGGGCGGATCGCCAGGGCCATTGAAGCGCAGCGTGCGACAAAACCGTTTGCGACAACACGTGATCTGGCCGGGCTAATCGAGATGATCAAGCCGCGCCGGGCTCGCGACAAGATACATCCGGCGACCCAGGTGTTTCAGGCGCTGCGGATTTATATCAATGAGGAGCTGCTAGAGCTCGCCGGCGCCTTGTTTGCCGCCGAGCGGACCCTCAAGCCAGGAGGGCGGCTGGTGGTCGTCAGCTTTCATTCGCTGGAAGACCGGATCGTCAAGCGTTTCTTCCAGGACCGGTTCGGCAAGCGTGGCGGCTCTTCGCGGCATTTGCCGGAAGCGCGCCAGGATCCGCCCAGCTTTGAGCCGATCGGCAAGGTTGTTGCAGCCAGCCAGGCAGAGGCGGTCGAAAACCCGCGTGCGCGTTCTGCCAAACTGCGGGCCGGCAAACGAACCACAGGTGCATCGCTGCCAGCCGATATGACGCTTTTCGGGTTGCCGGATTTGCCCGTCATAGCTGCTAGAGGGGGTTGA